From the Natrarchaeobaculum aegyptiacum genome, one window contains:
- a CDS encoding DUF7554 family protein, producing MIDPRAALSVETLLKIVLGLIAVLLALRIVETIFGWVFSLLVPGLLLVVALLIVLWFLDRL from the coding sequence ATGATCGATCCTCGCGCCGCGCTTTCGGTCGAAACCCTCCTCAAGATCGTCCTCGGGCTGATCGCCGTCTTGCTCGCTCTCCGGATCGTCGAGACGATCTTCGGCTGGGTCTTCAGCCTGCTGGTGCCCGGCCTGTTGCTCGTCGTCGCGTTGCTCATCGTCCTCTGGTTTCTCGATCGGCTCTAA
- a CDS encoding 2'-5' RNA ligase family protein has product MYSVNVPVPGRVRTLANDLYPELVGFDAVREDHSCLLKRLGDADHVHQLQHRAHRALEGAPAVEARITGIDYFEDPPLGSAPVVYLVVESPGLETIHRNLTDHFDAVSGLEGGDYVPHVTLARGGDLEAARRLADRDVDPITWTVSELEFWDGTYRLPVSRVSLPA; this is encoded by the coding sequence GTGTATAGCGTCAACGTTCCGGTCCCCGGTCGCGTCCGCACCCTCGCGAACGACCTCTACCCCGAGCTCGTCGGGTTCGACGCCGTCCGCGAGGACCACTCCTGTCTGCTCAAACGCCTCGGCGACGCAGACCACGTCCACCAGCTCCAGCACCGCGCCCACCGGGCGCTCGAGGGGGCCCCCGCCGTCGAAGCCCGGATTACTGGTATCGACTACTTCGAGGACCCGCCGCTGGGTTCTGCCCCCGTCGTCTACCTCGTCGTCGAGAGCCCCGGTCTCGAGACGATCCACCGGAACCTCACCGACCACTTCGACGCTGTCTCCGGTCTCGAGGGCGGTGACTACGTCCCACACGTCACCCTCGCCCGCGGCGGTGACCTCGAGGCAGCTCGTCGCCTCGCCGACCGCGACGTCGACCCGATCACCTGGACGGTCTCCGAACTCGAGTTCTGGGACGGCACCTACCGGTTACCGGTGAGCCGGGTGTCGTTGCCGGCCTGA